A single region of the Polymorphum gilvum SL003B-26A1 genome encodes:
- the xth gene encoding exodeoxyribonuclease III encodes MTDRLTIATWNINSVRLRLPIVEKFILEQAPDVLCLQETKCPDANFPEAAFRKLGYPHIAINGQKGYHGVATISRRPLANIEKRGFCDKGDARHIAVDVAFSDSPLRVHNFYVPAGGDEPDAAINPKFGHKLDFMAEMKAWLNGAETERPAVLVGDLNVAPYEHDVWSHKALLKIVSHTPVETELLEAIRSHGGWIDAMRRFVPMEEKLYTWWSYRARDWAAADKGRRLDHVWVSPPLADRLKAMRVLRAARGWDKPSDHAPVIAVFEE; translated from the coding sequence ATGACCGACCGCCTGACCATCGCGACCTGGAACATCAACTCCGTCCGCCTGCGCCTGCCCATCGTCGAGAAGTTCATCCTCGAACAGGCTCCCGACGTGCTGTGCCTGCAGGAGACCAAGTGCCCGGACGCCAACTTTCCGGAAGCCGCCTTCCGCAAGCTCGGTTACCCGCATATCGCGATCAACGGCCAGAAGGGCTACCATGGGGTCGCGACGATCTCGCGCCGGCCGCTGGCCAATATCGAGAAGCGCGGCTTCTGCGACAAGGGCGACGCCCGCCACATCGCCGTCGACGTCGCCTTTTCCGACAGCCCGCTACGCGTGCATAATTTCTATGTTCCCGCCGGCGGCGACGAGCCGGACGCCGCGATCAACCCCAAGTTCGGCCACAAGCTGGATTTCATGGCCGAGATGAAGGCCTGGCTGAACGGCGCGGAGACCGAGCGACCGGCAGTGCTGGTCGGCGATCTCAACGTCGCGCCCTACGAGCACGACGTGTGGTCGCACAAGGCGCTGCTGAAGATCGTCAGCCACACGCCGGTGGAGACCGAGCTGCTGGAGGCAATCCGTAGCCACGGCGGCTGGATCGACGCCATGCGCCGCTTCGTGCCGATGGAGGAGAAGCTCTACACCTGGTGGAGCTACCGAGCCAGGGACTGGGCCGCGGCCGACAAGGGTCGCCGCCTCGACCATGTCTGGGTGTCGCCGCCGTTGGCCGACCGGCTGAAGGCGATGCGCGTGCTGCGCGCGGCGCGCGGCTGGGACAAGCCCTCCGACCACGCGCCGGTGATCGCCGTGTTCGAGGAATGA
- a CDS encoding NADPH:quinone oxidoreductase family protein: MKAVLCRSYGPPSALTVETLPDPVCGPGEVLVRVRAFALNFFDTLIIEGKYQLRPEMPFSPSAEFSGVVEAVGDGVERFAPGDAVIGYVRYGAARDLVVAVEDDLVALPDGISFEAAAGLSVTYGTTLHAFRDRAGLKPGERVAVLGAAGGVGQAAVEIGVLMGAEVIACASSDDKLAFARSLGAAHTINYDSESLKDRLKALTGGEGVDVVYDPVGGELAEQALRATAWQGRFLVVGFASGTIPKIPLNLVLLKGCDIRGVFWGESIVRDPEGHWANMAQILDWVRQGRLNPHIHAVYPLDQTAEALAEIAGRSVRGKVIVTP; the protein is encoded by the coding sequence GTGAAAGCTGTCCTTTGTCGGTCCTACGGACCGCCGTCCGCATTGACCGTCGAGACCCTTCCGGACCCGGTCTGCGGGCCGGGCGAGGTGCTGGTGCGGGTCAGGGCCTTCGCGCTCAACTTCTTCGACACGTTGATCATCGAGGGCAAGTACCAGCTCCGGCCCGAGATGCCGTTCTCGCCGAGCGCGGAGTTCTCCGGCGTGGTCGAGGCGGTTGGCGACGGGGTCGAACGCTTCGCGCCCGGCGACGCGGTCATCGGCTACGTGCGCTACGGCGCGGCGCGCGACCTGGTGGTGGCCGTGGAGGACGATCTGGTCGCCCTGCCCGACGGCATCTCCTTCGAGGCCGCAGCCGGCTTGTCGGTCACCTACGGCACGACGCTGCACGCCTTCCGCGACCGGGCCGGACTGAAGCCGGGCGAGCGGGTCGCCGTGCTCGGCGCCGCCGGCGGAGTCGGCCAGGCGGCGGTCGAGATCGGCGTGCTGATGGGCGCCGAGGTGATCGCCTGCGCCTCCTCCGACGACAAGCTCGCCTTCGCGCGCAGCCTCGGCGCGGCGCATACGATCAACTACGACAGCGAGAGCCTCAAGGACCGACTGAAGGCGCTGACCGGCGGCGAGGGTGTCGACGTCGTCTACGATCCGGTCGGCGGCGAGCTCGCCGAACAGGCGCTGCGCGCGACCGCCTGGCAGGGCCGCTTCCTGGTCGTCGGCTTCGCCTCGGGCACGATCCCGAAGATCCCGCTCAACCTCGTCCTGCTCAAGGGCTGCGACATCCGCGGCGTGTTCTGGGGCGAATCGATCGTGCGCGATCCGGAAGGCCACTGGGCCAACATGGCGCAGATCCTCGACTGGGTGCGCCAGGGCCGGCTCAACCCGCATATCCACGCGGTCTATCCGCTCGATCAGACCGCCGAGGCGCTCGCCGAGATCGCCGGCCGCAGCGTACGCGGCAAGGTCATCGTCACGCCCTGA
- a CDS encoding RNA methyltransferase → MRGYFAVGAEGLSKRMNLGNLMRSAHAFGASFFFTVDAAQSLRKAPPSDTSKSPEHLPLFSWDSVETMDLPHGCQLVGVELTEDAVDLPSFMHPLRAAYVLGPERGSLSPAMLARCDHVVKIPTRFCINVATAGAIVLYDRHRALGRYAERPLTAGGPKAERPPHTHGGPIFRSGRRPPGA, encoded by the coding sequence ATGCGCGGATACTTCGCGGTCGGGGCCGAAGGCCTGTCCAAGCGGATGAACCTCGGCAACCTCATGCGCTCCGCGCATGCCTTCGGCGCCAGCTTCTTCTTCACCGTCGATGCCGCGCAGAGCCTGCGCAAGGCGCCGCCCTCCGACACCTCGAAGAGCCCGGAGCACCTGCCGCTGTTTTCCTGGGACAGCGTGGAGACCATGGACCTGCCGCACGGCTGCCAGCTGGTCGGCGTCGAACTGACCGAGGACGCCGTCGACCTGCCGAGCTTCATGCATCCGCTGCGCGCGGCCTATGTACTGGGTCCCGAGCGCGGCTCTCTGTCGCCGGCCATGCTGGCGCGCTGCGACCACGTGGTGAAGATCCCGACGAGGTTCTGCATCAACGTGGCGACCGCCGGCGCGATCGTGCTCTACGACCGCCACCGCGCGCTGGGGCGCTACGCGGAGCGCCCGCTGACCGCCGGCGGACCGAAGGCCGAGCGGCCGCCCCATACCCACGGCGGGCCGATCTTCCGCTCCGGCCGCAGGCCGCCGGGAGCATGA
- a CDS encoding sigma-70 family RNA polymerase sigma factor produces the protein MAEAHYYSALIEKVAASRDREAFAELFDHFAPRIKGYLMQQGADAATAEEVAQDAMVILWRKAELFDSAKSSASTWLFRIARNRRIDLLRRQRTAELDPEEPALQPSAPEDVDTTLDAGLREERVRLALQQLPDTQREVVRQAFFLGLSHSEIAEATGLPLGTVKSRIRLAFARLRELLEADAAVDID, from the coding sequence GTGGCCGAGGCGCACTATTATTCAGCCCTGATCGAGAAGGTGGCCGCAAGCCGTGACCGGGAGGCCTTCGCGGAGCTGTTCGATCACTTCGCGCCACGCATCAAGGGCTACCTGATGCAGCAGGGCGCCGACGCCGCCACGGCCGAGGAGGTCGCGCAGGACGCCATGGTGATCTTGTGGCGCAAGGCGGAGCTGTTCGATTCCGCCAAGTCCTCCGCCAGCACCTGGCTGTTTCGCATCGCCCGCAACCGCCGCATCGACCTCCTGCGCCGCCAGCGGACCGCCGAGCTCGACCCCGAAGAACCGGCGCTGCAACCCTCCGCGCCCGAGGATGTCGACACCACGCTCGACGCGGGCCTGCGCGAGGAGCGGGTACGCCTCGCGTTGCAGCAACTGCCCGACACCCAGCGCGAGGTGGTCCGTCAGGCCTTCTTCCTCGGCCTGTCGCACAGCGAGATCGCCGAGGCGACCGGCCTGCCGCTCGGCACCGTCAAGTCGCGCATCCGCCTCGCCTTCGCCCGCCTGCGCGAACTCCTGGAAGCCGACGCCGCCGTCGACATCGACTGA
- a CDS encoding invasion associated locus B family protein, producing MMQARTLVTAGLVLVLSGMTAAAQTPTLLKQHNDWAAYSHASGGGKVCFALTKPTQMLPGDRNHGEVFFFVSTRPGEGVSNEPSLQVGYPLKEGSNVSVDIDGRAFSMFTKNDGAWVENAATEQQLVAAMKAGRQMTVKGESSRGTGTTYTFSLSGVTAAIDTASQACR from the coding sequence ATGATGCAAGCACGTACGCTGGTGACCGCCGGTCTGGTCCTGGTTCTGTCCGGAATGACGGCCGCGGCACAGACCCCGACGCTGCTCAAGCAGCACAACGACTGGGCCGCCTACTCCCATGCGAGCGGCGGCGGCAAGGTCTGCTTCGCGCTGACCAAGCCGACGCAGATGCTGCCGGGCGACCGCAACCATGGCGAGGTCTTCTTCTTCGTCTCGACCCGGCCGGGCGAGGGCGTGTCGAACGAGCCGAGCCTGCAGGTCGGCTATCCGCTCAAGGAGGGCTCCAACGTCAGCGTCGACATCGACGGCAGGGCCTTCTCGATGTTCACCAAGAACGACGGTGCCTGGGTCGAGAACGCCGCCACCGAGCAGCAGCTGGTCGCCGCCATGAAGGCAGGCCGACAGATGACGGTGAAGGGCGAATCGAGCCGAGGCACCGGCACCACCTATACCTTCTCGCTGTCGGGCGTGACCGCGGCGATTGACACCGCCAGCCAGGCCTGTCGCTGA
- the rlmN gene encoding 23S rRNA (adenine(2503)-C(2))-methyltransferase RlmN has protein sequence MAVTLDIARGNANAQTVSGIPVTAPAPAPASAADDRPTLIGLTRDELADAMGEIGVPEKQRRMRAAQLWHWLYVRGVSDFALMTNIAKDLRQQLDARFTIARPEIVSEQISVDGTRKWLFRFPPRGAGRPVEIETVYIPEEGRGTLCVSSQVGCTLTCTFCHTGTQKLVRNLTAEEILSQILMARDRLGDFPDAATPQGAVVPSEGRLVSNIVMMGMGEPLYNFENVKKALLIASDGDGLSLSKRRITLSTSGVVPEIARAGAEIGCMLAISLHAVNDDLRDVLVPINRKWRIRDLLDACRAYPGLSNAKRITFEYVMLKGVNDSDADARELVRLLKGIPAKINLIPFNPWPGSDYECSDWERIEQFADIVNRAGYASPIRTPRGRDIFAACGQLKSASERMRKKDREAVAAGA, from the coding sequence ATGGCAGTTACGCTCGACATCGCGCGGGGCAATGCGAACGCGCAGACGGTTTCCGGCATCCCGGTAACGGCGCCCGCTCCAGCACCGGCTTCGGCCGCGGACGACAGGCCGACGCTGATCGGTCTGACGCGCGACGAGCTGGCCGACGCCATGGGCGAGATCGGCGTGCCGGAGAAGCAGCGCCGCATGCGCGCTGCCCAGCTGTGGCACTGGCTCTATGTGCGCGGCGTCTCCGACTTCGCGCTGATGACCAACATCGCCAAGGATCTGCGGCAGCAACTCGATGCCCGTTTCACCATCGCCCGGCCGGAGATCGTCTCCGAGCAGATCTCGGTCGACGGCACGCGCAAGTGGCTGTTCCGTTTTCCGCCGCGCGGCGCCGGACGGCCGGTCGAGATCGAGACCGTCTACATTCCCGAGGAAGGCCGCGGCACGCTGTGCGTCTCCTCTCAGGTCGGCTGCACGCTGACCTGCACCTTCTGCCACACCGGCACGCAGAAGCTGGTGCGCAACCTGACCGCCGAGGAGATCCTGTCGCAGATCCTGATGGCGCGCGACCGGCTCGGCGACTTCCCCGACGCGGCCACGCCGCAGGGCGCCGTCGTGCCGAGCGAGGGGCGCCTCGTCTCCAACATCGTCATGATGGGCATGGGCGAGCCGCTGTACAACTTCGAGAACGTGAAGAAGGCGCTGCTGATCGCCTCAGACGGCGACGGCCTGTCGTTGTCCAAGCGCCGCATCACCCTGTCGACCTCAGGCGTGGTGCCGGAGATCGCGCGCGCCGGCGCGGAGATCGGCTGCATGCTGGCGATCTCGCTGCATGCGGTCAACGACGACTTGCGCGACGTGCTGGTGCCGATCAACAGGAAGTGGCGGATCAGGGATCTGCTCGACGCCTGCCGGGCCTATCCGGGCCTGTCCAACGCCAAGCGCATCACCTTCGAATACGTGATGCTGAAGGGCGTCAACGACAGCGATGCCGACGCGCGCGAGCTGGTGCGGCTCCTGAAGGGGATTCCGGCCAAGATCAACCTGATCCCGTTCAATCCCTGGCCGGGCTCGGACTACGAGTGCTCCGACTGGGAGCGCATCGAGCAGTTTGCCGACATCGTCAACCGCGCCGGCTACGCCTCGCCGATCCGCACGCCGCGCGGCCGCGACATCTTCGCCGCCTGCGGGCAGCTCAAGTCGGCGTCCGAGCGGATGCGCAAGAAGGACCGCGAGGCGGTCGCCGCCGGCGCCTGA
- a CDS encoding methyl-accepting chemotaxis protein — protein MRTFVSSLKIRTRIVAIGILPMLALTYFAGVALVDRYVIATAARHVAGISSAAPAISGLVHELQRERGASAGFLGSNGGDRFAAMLAEQRRLTDGAREHYRARAEIDAIGGAFGRHAAAVRDRLVQLDDVRAKIDTLRLDATGMAEFYSGLIAEMLAMIESMNGMADDGRIVRQIVAYSALLQGKERAGLERATGAAGFAAGAFTPETYQRFVRLGAMQDVYFTLFDRYALEAERPLLERALDGAAARQVVAARALADAGIAGGSLAAITGADWFARSSERIDALKAVEDRVAADLTELAASIADAADTGFYVALGVALAVLALVGILSMLIVRSITGPVGAITATMRDLAAGRTDVDLAGADGRSEIGEMVRAVAVFRDNAIERLRLEAEQDREQAARAARQKHVDELIAGFRSRAQELLGAVGANMEQMRATAGALTAIAAQTSTRADGAAAAAEEASTNVQTVASAAEELTASIGEIGRRVEETTTVVSRATEDARATNDKVASLSAAANKIGEVVNLISDIAEQTNLLALNATIEAARAGEHGKGFAVVAAEVKSLANQTARATDEIAAQIAAIQAATGDTVGAIQGIARTMEDVNGFTAAIAAAVEEQGSATGEISRNVTEAATGTQAVASHVGGVRGAVSETTESAGQVERASTDVARRTEELGTAVDRFLADVAAA, from the coding sequence AACACGCATCGTCGCGATCGGCATCCTGCCAATGCTGGCGCTGACCTATTTCGCCGGCGTCGCCCTGGTCGACCGCTACGTCATCGCCACCGCTGCCCGGCACGTCGCGGGAATCTCCTCGGCGGCGCCCGCGATCAGCGGGCTCGTGCACGAATTGCAGAGGGAGCGCGGCGCCTCGGCCGGCTTCCTCGGCTCGAACGGCGGCGACCGCTTCGCCGCGATGCTGGCCGAGCAGCGCCGGCTGACCGACGGCGCGCGCGAGCACTATCGCGCGCGCGCTGAGATCGACGCGATCGGCGGCGCCTTCGGCCGGCACGCCGCCGCGGTGCGCGACAGGCTCGTTCAGCTGGACGACGTCCGCGCGAAGATCGACACGCTGCGCCTCGACGCGACCGGCATGGCCGAGTTCTACAGCGGCCTGATCGCCGAGATGCTGGCGATGATCGAATCGATGAACGGCATGGCCGACGACGGTCGCATCGTCCGCCAGATCGTCGCCTATTCGGCCCTGCTGCAGGGCAAGGAGCGGGCCGGGCTGGAGCGGGCGACCGGTGCGGCGGGCTTCGCCGCCGGCGCCTTCACGCCCGAAACCTATCAGCGCTTCGTCCGCCTCGGCGCGATGCAGGACGTGTATTTCACCCTGTTCGACCGCTACGCCCTGGAGGCCGAAAGGCCGCTGCTGGAGCGGGCCCTCGACGGCGCGGCGGCGCGCCAGGTGGTCGCGGCGCGTGCGCTCGCCGACGCCGGCATCGCGGGCGGGTCGCTGGCTGCCATCACCGGCGCCGACTGGTTCGCCCGCTCCAGCGAGCGGATCGACGCCCTCAAGGCGGTGGAAGACAGGGTCGCGGCCGACCTGACCGAACTCGCCGCGTCGATCGCCGATGCCGCCGACACCGGATTCTATGTCGCGCTCGGCGTGGCGCTGGCGGTGCTGGCCCTCGTCGGCATCCTCTCGATGCTGATCGTGCGCTCGATCACCGGGCCGGTGGGCGCCATCACAGCGACCATGCGCGACCTCGCTGCCGGGCGCACCGACGTCGACCTCGCCGGCGCGGACGGGCGCAGCGAGATCGGCGAGATGGTGCGCGCGGTCGCCGTGTTCCGCGACAACGCCATCGAGCGGCTGCGGCTGGAGGCCGAACAGGATCGCGAGCAGGCCGCCCGGGCGGCGCGTCAGAAGCACGTCGACGAGCTCATCGCCGGTTTCCGCAGCCGGGCGCAGGAACTGCTCGGCGCGGTCGGCGCCAACATGGAACAGATGCGCGCGACTGCAGGAGCGCTGACGGCGATCGCCGCCCAGACCTCGACCCGGGCCGACGGCGCGGCGGCCGCCGCCGAGGAGGCCTCGACCAACGTGCAGACGGTCGCCAGCGCGGCGGAGGAACTGACCGCTTCGATCGGCGAGATCGGACGGCGCGTCGAGGAGACCACCACGGTCGTCTCGCGCGCCACCGAGGACGCCCGGGCGACCAATGACAAGGTCGCCAGCCTTTCCGCCGCCGCCAACAAGATCGGCGAGGTGGTCAACCTGATCTCCGACATCGCCGAGCAGACCAACCTGCTGGCGCTCAACGCCACCATCGAGGCGGCGCGGGCCGGCGAGCACGGCAAGGGTTTCGCCGTCGTCGCGGCCGAGGTCAAGTCGCTGGCCAACCAGACGGCGCGGGCGACCGACGAGATCGCCGCCCAGATCGCCGCAATCCAGGCGGCGACCGGCGACACGGTCGGCGCCATCCAGGGCATCGCCCGCACCATGGAGGACGTCAACGGCTTCACCGCCGCCATCGCCGCGGCAGTCGAGGAACAGGGCTCGGCGACCGGCGAGATCTCGCGCAACGTCACCGAGGCGGCCACCGGCACGCAGGCGGTGGCAAGCCATGTCGGCGGGGTGCGCGGCGCGGTGTCGGAGACGACCGAGTCGGCCGGCCAGGTCGAACGCGCCTCGACCGACGTCGCCCGCCGCACCGAGGAGCTCGGCACGGCCGTCGACCGCTTCCTCGCCGACGTCGCCGCTGCCTGA